One segment of Xanthomonas oryzae pv. oryzae DNA contains the following:
- a CDS encoding zinc-binding alcohol dehydrogenase family protein: MKAVALTRHLPIDDPESLLDLELPTPAAPSGYDLLVRVEAISVNPVDTKVRAPKPQPLQAPKILGYDAAGVVEAVGPEVTAFAVGDEVYYAGDIGRQGSNAQYQLVDARIAGCKPTSLSFAQAAALPLTTLTAWELLFQRMPFAFDGARNRGRHLLIIGGAGGVGSIAIQLARHAGFTVIATASRPESIEWVRQMGAHHVIDHHQPLQPQLQALGMETVDAALNLADTDRYWQQLGEVLAPQGHVGLIVEPRGPLSIGDPYKSKCIGIHWELMFTRARYATEDMVEQHRILNRAASLIDAGELRTTHTQTLSPINAQHLREAHRRLESGNTIGKLVLAGW; encoded by the coding sequence ATGAAAGCCGTCGCCCTCACCCGCCATCTTCCGATCGATGACCCCGAGTCGTTACTCGACCTGGAACTTCCGACGCCTGCAGCGCCATCGGGGTATGACTTGTTGGTGCGGGTGGAAGCGATCTCGGTGAATCCAGTCGATACAAAGGTGCGCGCGCCCAAGCCACAGCCGCTGCAGGCGCCGAAGATCCTGGGCTACGACGCAGCCGGGGTGGTCGAGGCGGTGGGCCCGGAGGTCACGGCGTTCGCCGTCGGCGACGAGGTCTACTACGCAGGCGATATCGGTCGGCAAGGCAGTAACGCGCAGTACCAGCTGGTGGATGCACGCATCGCCGGATGCAAGCCGACCTCACTGAGCTTCGCGCAGGCGGCCGCGCTGCCGCTGACCACCCTGACCGCATGGGAGCTGCTGTTCCAGCGCATGCCGTTTGCCTTCGACGGTGCGCGCAATCGCGGCAGGCATCTGTTGATCATCGGCGGCGCTGGCGGCGTGGGCTCCATCGCGATCCAGTTGGCGCGGCATGCCGGCTTCACGGTGATTGCCACCGCATCGCGGCCGGAGAGCATCGAATGGGTACGTCAAATGGGCGCGCACCACGTGATCGATCATCACCAACCACTGCAACCGCAGCTGCAGGCGCTGGGGATGGAGACAGTGGATGCAGCGCTCAATCTGGCCGACACCGACCGCTACTGGCAGCAACTGGGTGAAGTGCTCGCGCCGCAGGGGCATGTGGGCTTGATCGTGGAGCCGCGCGGGCCGCTATCGATCGGCGACCCCTACAAGTCCAAGTGCATCGGCATCCATTGGGAACTGATGTTCACCCGCGCGCGCTACGCGACCGAGGATATGGTCGAGCAGCACCGCATCCTCAACCGGGCCGCCAGCCTGATTGATGCCGGCGAGCTGCGCACCACGCATACGCAAACGCTGTCGCCGATCAATGCGCAACACCTGCGCGAGGCGCACCGCCGTCTGGAAAGTGGCAACACGATCGGTAAGTTAGTCCTGGCCGGTTGGTAA
- a CDS encoding OmpA family protein: protein MNKKILTAALLGGLAVAQAASAQEFDDRWYLTGSAGFNFQDRDRLTNDAPFVTLGLGKFVSPNWSIDGELNYQNPNFDANQDLNWSQYGISFDLRRHFIQEGRGWNPYLLFGLGYQRSEEEFDATPNPVSPGQRKDGNFAAKAGVGLQTTFDKRVAVRAELAYRADFNDQSVAAPRENWFGDVLASVGVVIPLGPAPSTAPPPAPAPVAPSCADLDDDGDGVNNCDDKCPNSQPGQTIGPDGCPVPVSIDLKGVNFDFNKSTLRPDAISILSEATEILKRYPDLKVEVAGHTDSKGTDAYNQKLSERRATTVYDYLTKNGVDASRLVGPIGYGKSRPIAPNTNPDGSDNPEGRAKNRRTELNVQN from the coding sequence ATGAACAAGAAAATTCTCACTGCCGCGTTGCTTGGCGGTCTGGCAGTTGCCCAGGCTGCTTCCGCGCAGGAGTTCGACGACCGTTGGTACCTGACCGGTAGCGCTGGCTTCAATTTCCAGGACCGCGATCGTTTGACCAATGATGCCCCGTTCGTGACCCTGGGCCTGGGCAAGTTCGTGAGCCCGAACTGGTCGATCGACGGTGAACTGAACTATCAGAACCCGAACTTCGACGCCAACCAGGATCTGAACTGGAGCCAGTACGGCATCTCGTTCGACCTGCGTCGCCACTTCATCCAGGAAGGCCGCGGCTGGAACCCCTACCTGCTGTTCGGTCTGGGCTATCAGCGTTCGGAAGAAGAATTCGACGCGACCCCGAACCCGGTGTCGCCGGGCCAGCGTAAGGACGGCAACTTTGCCGCCAAGGCTGGTGTCGGTCTGCAGACCACCTTCGACAAGCGCGTCGCCGTGCGTGCCGAGTTGGCCTATCGCGCTGACTTCAACGACCAGAGCGTCGCCGCTCCGCGCGAAAACTGGTTCGGCGACGTGCTGGCTTCGGTCGGCGTCGTGATCCCGTTGGGACCGGCTCCGTCGACCGCTCCGCCGCCGGCTCCGGCTCCGGTTGCTCCGAGCTGCGCCGATCTGGATGACGACGGTGACGGCGTCAACAACTGCGACGACAAGTGCCCGAACTCGCAGCCTGGCCAGACCATCGGTCCGGACGGTTGCCCGGTGCCTGTCTCGATCGACCTGAAGGGCGTGAACTTCGACTTCAACAAGTCGACCCTGCGTCCGGACGCGATCTCGATCCTGAGCGAAGCGACCGAAATCCTGAAGCGCTACCCCGACCTGAAGGTCGAGGTTGCCGGTCACACCGACTCGAAGGGTACCGACGCGTACAACCAGAAGCTGTCCGAGCGTCGTGCGACCACCGTGTACGACTACCTGACCAAGAACGGCGTCGATGCGTCGCGTCTGGTCGGTCCGATCGGCTACGGCAAGAGCCGTCCGATTGCTCCGAACACCAACCCGGATGGTTCCGACAATCCGGAAGGCCGTGCGAAGAACCGTCGTACCGAGTTGAACGTCCAGAACTAA
- a CDS encoding pseudouridine synthase — MPRRPPPATSRQRQRGPGAAGATRAHVAAPANAAPRHGLARVLSKLGVCSRTEAARWIADGRVSVSARVVRDPEFPIRADQQFSITVDGQPLTGPARCYLMLNKPRGVVTTVRDEQGRDTVYRCFDGAGLPWIAPVGRLDKASEGLLLFSNDPQWAATVTDPATGPDKTYHVQIDCLPNVAQLAQLQAGVVDPDPEGEGMLLRAKQVSVLREGERNAWLEIVLDEGRNRQIRRLLAAVDIGVLRLMRVAIGPLAMGELGKGAWRMLSAEEVRALVPAAHASAPDAR, encoded by the coding sequence ATGCCCCGGCGGCCACCGCCGGCAACGTCCCGGCAACGTCAGCGTGGTCCGGGAGCGGCAGGCGCAACGCGTGCCCACGTTGCTGCACCCGCCAATGCCGCGCCACGCCATGGGCTGGCGCGCGTGTTGTCCAAGCTCGGTGTGTGTTCGCGCACCGAGGCGGCGCGTTGGATCGCCGATGGCCGCGTCAGCGTCTCGGCACGCGTGGTGCGCGATCCCGAATTTCCAATCCGCGCCGATCAGCAATTCTCAATCACCGTCGACGGGCAGCCGCTGACAGGGCCGGCGCGTTGCTATTTGATGCTCAACAAGCCGCGCGGCGTGGTCACTACCGTGCGCGATGAGCAGGGCAGGGACACGGTCTATCGCTGTTTCGATGGTGCCGGTTTGCCGTGGATCGCCCCGGTCGGGCGCTTGGACAAGGCCAGCGAAGGCCTGCTGCTCTTCAGCAACGATCCGCAGTGGGCGGCGACGGTGACCGACCCGGCGACCGGGCCGGACAAGACCTATCACGTGCAGATCGATTGCCTGCCTAATGTCGCGCAACTGGCGCAGCTGCAGGCCGGTGTGGTCGACCCGGATCCTGAGGGCGAGGGTATGCTGTTGCGCGCCAAGCAGGTCAGCGTGCTGCGCGAAGGCGAGCGCAATGCCTGGCTGGAAATCGTGCTGGACGAAGGCCGTAATCGGCAGATCCGCCGGCTATTGGCTGCCGTGGACATCGGTGTGCTGCGGCTGATGCGCGTGGCGATCGGTCCGCTGGCGATGGGCGAGCTCGGCAAAGGCGCGTGGCGGATGCTGAGTGCCGAAGAAGTCAGGGCGTTGGTACCGGCGGCGCACGCCAGCGCGCCAGACGCGCGCTGA
- the kbl gene encoding glycine C-acetyltransferase, with protein sequence MTTAPAALTAHYAAELDAIQAQGLFKSERIITGPQSAQITLADGRRVLNFCANNYLGLADHPDIIQAAKDALDSHGFGMASVRFICGTQDLHKQLERTIAEFFGTEDTILYAACFDANGGLFEPLLGEHDAIISDALNHASIIDGVRLCKAKRFRYANCDMVDLEAQLQAADAAGCKTKLITSDGVFSMDGFIAPLDEITALARKYNALVHIDECHATGFLGATGRGSAEVKGVLDQIDIFTGTLGKAMGGALGGFTTAKREVIELLRQRSRPYLFSNSLPPHVVAAGIKAFEMLDAAGELRTQLVDNTTYFRARMTAAGFDVKPGVHPISPVMLYEAPLAQKFAERLLEEGIYAIGFFFPVVPNGQARIRTQISAAHTREHLDQAIAAFIKIGRELKVIDA encoded by the coding sequence ATGACCACCGCTCCCGCCGCGCTGACCGCCCATTACGCCGCCGAACTGGACGCGATCCAGGCCCAGGGCCTGTTCAAGTCCGAGCGCATCATCACCGGCCCGCAGTCGGCCCAGATCACCCTGGCCGATGGCCGCCGCGTGCTGAATTTCTGCGCCAACAATTATCTGGGCCTGGCCGATCACCCGGACATCATCCAGGCCGCCAAGGACGCGCTGGATAGCCACGGCTTCGGCATGGCCTCGGTGCGCTTCATCTGCGGCACCCAGGATCTGCACAAGCAGCTCGAACGCACCATCGCCGAGTTCTTCGGTACCGAAGACACCATCCTCTACGCGGCCTGCTTCGATGCCAACGGCGGCCTGTTCGAGCCGCTGCTCGGCGAGCACGACGCGATCATTTCCGACGCGCTCAACCATGCGTCCATCATCGACGGCGTGCGCCTGTGCAAGGCCAAGCGCTTCCGCTACGCCAACTGCGACATGGTCGACCTGGAGGCGCAGTTGCAGGCCGCCGACGCCGCCGGCTGCAAGACCAAGCTGATCACCAGCGACGGTGTGTTCTCGATGGACGGCTTCATCGCGCCGTTGGACGAAATCACTGCCCTGGCCCGCAAGTACAACGCGCTGGTGCATATCGACGAATGCCACGCCACCGGCTTCCTCGGTGCCACCGGCCGCGGCTCGGCCGAGGTCAAGGGCGTACTCGACCAGATCGATATCTTCACCGGCACCCTGGGCAAGGCCATGGGTGGCGCTCTCGGTGGCTTCACCACCGCCAAGCGAGAGGTGATCGAGCTGCTGCGCCAACGTTCGCGCCCCTACCTGTTCTCCAACTCGTTGCCACCGCACGTGGTGGCCGCCGGCATCAAGGCCTTCGAGATGCTGGATGCCGCCGGCGAGCTGCGCACGCAGCTGGTCGACAACACCACGTATTTCCGCGCACGCATGACCGCCGCCGGTTTCGACGTCAAACCCGGCGTGCATCCGATCAGCCCAGTGATGCTGTACGAGGCACCGCTGGCGCAAAAATTCGCCGAGCGTTTGCTGGAAGAAGGCATCTACGCCATTGGTTTTTTCTTCCCGGTGGTACCCAACGGGCAAGCGCGTATCCGCACTCAGATCAGCGCGGCGCATACGCGCGAGCACCTGGATCAAGCGATCGCCGCATTCATCAAGATCGGGCGCGAACTGAAGGTGATCGACGCCTGA
- a CDS encoding sulfate ABC transporter substrate-binding protein → MSFHRLRDAAQHGMLAVQLCSTGQEIVVTYPRIRLACLLCTLLVLAGPAGAREIGLLNVSYDPTREFYRDYNTAFAAHWKQQHPQDAVTVETSHGGSGKQARAVIDGIEADVVTLALAYDVDAIAQKAKLIDTDWEARLPDNSAPYTSTIVFLVRKGNPKNIHDWPDLLRSGVSVVTPNPKTSGGARWNYLAAWAYADHIFKGDRERTLRYMQALFRNVPVLDTGARGATTTFVQRGIGDVLLAWENEALLAREELGKDKFEIVVPKLSILAEPSVALVDKNVDKHGTREVAEAYLRYLYAPEGQKLAAKHFYRPRHPEFADPADMARFPDIQLVTIQQAFGSWDKAQQEHFADGGVFDQIQANK, encoded by the coding sequence ATGTCATTTCACCGCCTGCGTGACGCTGCGCAGCATGGCATGCTTGCTGTTCAGCTGTGCTCAACCGGCCAGGAGATTGTCGTGACATACCCCCGTATCCGTCTTGCTTGCCTTCTTTGCACCCTGCTGGTCCTGGCCGGCCCGGCAGGCGCACGCGAGATCGGGCTGCTTAACGTGAGCTACGACCCCACCCGCGAGTTCTACCGCGACTACAACACCGCTTTTGCCGCGCACTGGAAACAGCAGCACCCGCAGGACGCCGTCACCGTGGAAACCTCGCACGGCGGCTCGGGCAAGCAGGCGCGCGCGGTGATCGATGGCATCGAGGCCGACGTGGTGACGTTGGCGCTGGCCTACGACGTGGATGCCATCGCGCAAAAGGCCAAGCTGATCGATACCGATTGGGAAGCGCGCCTGCCCGACAACAGTGCGCCGTACACCTCGACCATTGTGTTTCTGGTGCGCAAGGGCAACCCCAAGAACATCCATGACTGGCCGGACCTGCTGCGCTCGGGCGTGTCGGTGGTGACCCCGAATCCGAAGACCTCCGGTGGCGCGCGCTGGAACTATCTGGCCGCCTGGGCGTACGCCGACCATATCTTCAAGGGCGACCGCGAGCGCACCCTGCGCTACATGCAGGCCTTGTTCCGCAATGTGCCGGTGCTGGATACCGGCGCGCGCGGCGCAACCACCACGTTCGTGCAGCGTGGGATCGGTGATGTGCTGCTGGCCTGGGAAAACGAGGCGCTGCTGGCGCGCGAGGAATTGGGCAAGGACAAGTTCGAGATCGTGGTACCGAAGTTGTCGATCCTGGCCGAGCCATCGGTGGCGCTGGTCGACAAGAACGTCGACAAGCATGGCACCCGCGAGGTGGCCGAAGCCTACCTGCGCTATCTGTACGCGCCGGAAGGCCAGAAGCTGGCAGCCAAGCATTTCTATCGCCCGCGGCATCCGGAATTTGCCGACCCCGCCGACATGGCGCGTTTCCCGGATATCCAGCTGGTGACCATCCAGCAGGCGTTTGGCTCTTGGGACAAGGCGCAACAGGAGCACTTCGCCGACGGTGGTGTGTTCGACCAGATCCAGGCCAACAAGTAG
- the cysT gene encoding sulfate ABC transporter permease subunit CysT codes for MAMSVAPHSAPSSRRRVMPGLGLSLGITLTWLGLIVLIPLLGIFIKTSGLGWEGLWRIWSEPRVLSALRVSFGTALAAGAFNAVMGTWVAWVFVRYQFPGKRFLDAVIDLPFALPTAVAGIALTALYGGKGWVGRWLEAIGIKVAYTQLGIVLALVFVGLPFVVRVVQPVLAESDREVEAAAATLGASRWQTVWRVVLPGVWPAVLTGFALAFARGVGEYGSVIFIAGNLPNSTEIAPLLITIRLEEFDYAGATAIAAAMLLLSFVILLVVNTLQARLLQYQRRPA; via the coding sequence ATGGCGATGTCGGTTGCACCCCACTCAGCGCCGTCATCGCGCCGACGCGTGATGCCGGGGCTGGGCCTGAGTTTGGGTATCACCCTGACCTGGCTTGGCCTGATCGTGCTGATCCCGCTGCTGGGGATCTTTATCAAGACCAGCGGCCTGGGTTGGGAGGGTCTGTGGCGGATATGGAGCGAGCCGCGCGTGCTGTCGGCATTGCGGGTGAGCTTCGGTACGGCGCTTGCGGCTGGCGCTTTCAATGCGGTGATGGGCACGTGGGTGGCGTGGGTGTTCGTGCGCTACCAGTTTCCGGGCAAGCGCTTCCTGGATGCGGTGATCGATCTGCCGTTTGCGTTGCCGACGGCGGTGGCCGGCATTGCGCTGACCGCGCTGTATGGCGGCAAGGGTTGGGTCGGCCGCTGGCTGGAAGCAATCGGTATCAAGGTGGCTTACACGCAGCTGGGCATCGTGCTGGCGCTGGTGTTCGTCGGCTTACCGTTCGTGGTGCGCGTGGTGCAGCCGGTGCTGGCCGAGAGCGATCGCGAAGTAGAGGCTGCCGCTGCCACATTGGGCGCCTCGCGCTGGCAAACGGTATGGCGGGTAGTGCTGCCAGGCGTGTGGCCAGCGGTCCTGACCGGATTCGCGCTGGCGTTCGCACGTGGCGTGGGTGAGTACGGTTCGGTGATCTTCATCGCCGGCAACTTGCCCAATTCCACCGAGATCGCGCCGCTGCTGATCACCATCCGGCTGGAAGAGTTCGACTATGCGGGCGCGACTGCCATTGCCGCGGCGATGTTATTACTGTCATTCGTCATTTTGCTGGTGGTCAATACCTTGCAGGCACGCCTGCTGCAGTATCAACGGAGGCCCGCATGA
- the cysW gene encoding sulfate ABC transporter permease subunit CysW, whose translation MSDAVSSLPSMLPTHAMTRQARRITESASNEPRWVQWLMMFGAVLFLLAFLLLPLVLVFAEALRGGWETFLRVVVDPDALSAIKLTLLVTAIVLPLNLIFGVAAAWAISKHQFWGKRLLVSLIDLPFSVSPVVAGLIFVLIFGRSGWAWPLIDEGWHVQLPALGECVIQLPRIVFALPGIVLATTFVTFPFIARELMPLMEQQGSDEELAALSLGANGWQMFWRVTLPNIRWGLLYGVLLCAARAMGEFGAVSVVSGHIRGRTNTLPLHVEILYNEYAYSAAFACASLLALTALLTLALKTYLEWRHGDSLAANHRH comes from the coding sequence ATGAGCGATGCTGTTTCCTCGCTGCCCTCCATGTTGCCGACCCATGCCATGACCAGGCAGGCGCGTCGCATCACCGAGTCGGCCAGCAACGAGCCGCGTTGGGTGCAATGGCTGATGATGTTCGGCGCGGTACTCTTTTTGTTGGCGTTTTTGCTGCTGCCGCTGGTGCTGGTGTTTGCCGAGGCGTTGCGTGGCGGTTGGGAGACCTTCCTGCGCGTAGTGGTCGACCCGGACGCGTTGTCGGCGATCAAGCTGACCTTGCTGGTGACGGCGATCGTGCTGCCATTGAATCTGATATTCGGCGTGGCCGCTGCGTGGGCCATCAGCAAGCACCAGTTCTGGGGCAAACGTCTGCTGGTCAGCCTGATCGACCTGCCGTTTTCGGTGTCGCCGGTGGTGGCGGGCTTGATCTTCGTGCTGATCTTCGGCCGCAGCGGCTGGGCCTGGCCATTGATCGACGAAGGCTGGCATGTGCAGTTGCCGGCGCTGGGCGAATGTGTGATCCAGCTGCCGCGGATCGTGTTCGCGTTGCCGGGCATCGTGCTGGCGACCACGTTCGTGACCTTCCCCTTCATCGCGCGCGAACTGATGCCGCTGATGGAGCAGCAGGGCAGCGACGAAGAACTGGCGGCACTGAGTCTGGGCGCGAACGGCTGGCAGATGTTCTGGCGAGTGACGCTGCCCAATATCCGTTGGGGCCTGTTGTATGGCGTGCTGCTGTGTGCGGCGCGTGCGATGGGCGAATTCGGCGCTGTGTCGGTGGTGTCCGGGCATATCCGTGGACGCACCAACACGCTGCCGCTGCATGTGGAAATTCTCTACAACGAATATGCCTACAGCGCCGCATTCGCCTGCGCCTCGCTGCTGGCACTGACCGCGCTGCTGACCTTGGCGCTGAAGACGTATCTGGAATGGCGGCACGGCGATTCGCTGGCCGCCAACCACCGCCACTGA
- a CDS encoding sulfate/molybdate ABC transporter ATP-binding protein — protein sequence MGIRIHHLRKQFETFTALDDITLDVRQGELLALLGPSGSGKTTLLRIMAGLEHADGGQVLFGDEDATRMSVQSRRVGFVFQHYALFKHMDVFENIAFGLRVRRGNERWAEARIRARVEELLALVQLQGLEQRYPTQLSGGQRQRVALARALAIEPCVLLLDEPFGALDAQVRRDLRRWLRELHERTGLTTVFVTHDQEEALELADRVAILNRGRIEQLDTPAMIYDKPASPFVYSFVGAVNRIPGVLAQGQIQVAGHALPLANAALAAGPVEVYVRPEDLVPDEAGWPATVAWSQRSGARLRLRATLEPAGNEVEVELPASAGSFQPGQQLRLAARQYGVFPAV from the coding sequence ATGGGCATCCGCATCCACCATCTGCGCAAGCAGTTCGAGACCTTTACCGCGCTGGACGACATCACCCTGGATGTGCGCCAGGGCGAGTTGCTGGCGTTGCTCGGACCCTCCGGCTCGGGCAAGACCACGCTGCTGCGCATCATGGCCGGGCTGGAGCATGCAGATGGCGGGCAGGTGCTGTTCGGCGATGAAGATGCCACCCGCATGAGCGTGCAATCGCGTCGGGTCGGCTTCGTGTTCCAGCATTACGCACTGTTCAAGCATATGGACGTGTTCGAGAACATCGCGTTCGGCTTGCGCGTACGCCGCGGCAACGAGCGTTGGGCCGAAGCGCGCATCCGTGCACGCGTGGAGGAACTGCTGGCGCTGGTGCAGCTGCAGGGTCTGGAACAGCGTTATCCCACCCAGCTCTCCGGCGGCCAGCGGCAGCGCGTGGCGTTGGCGCGTGCGCTGGCAATCGAGCCGTGCGTGTTGTTGCTCGACGAGCCGTTCGGCGCGCTGGATGCGCAAGTGCGCCGCGATCTGCGCCGCTGGCTCCGCGAGCTGCATGAACGCACCGGCCTGACCACGGTATTCGTCACCCACGATCAGGAAGAAGCGCTGGAACTGGCCGATCGGGTGGCCATCCTCAACCGCGGCCGCATCGAGCAGCTCGACACACCGGCAATGATCTACGACAAGCCGGCCTCGCCTTTCGTGTATTCGTTCGTTGGGGCAGTGAACCGGATCCCCGGGGTGCTGGCGCAGGGCCAGATCCAGGTGGCTGGGCACGCACTTCCCTTGGCCAATGCCGCGCTGGCTGCAGGGCCGGTGGAGGTGTACGTGCGGCCGGAAGATCTGGTGCCCGATGAGGCCGGCTGGCCGGCGACGGTGGCGTGGTCGCAGCGCAGCGGGGCACGCCTGCGTCTACGCGCAACGCTGGAGCCGGCAGGCAACGAAGTGGAAGTGGAACTGCCTGCCTCGGCCGGTAGCTTTCAGCCAGGGCAACAGTTGCGGCTGGCGGCGCGGCAGTACGGGGTCTTTCCTGCCGTTTGA
- a CDS encoding TorF family putative porin, which produces MKMSTLACCLLLSLSAAPLAQAQEEEAPLSPFTGTFAVTSDYVFRGVSQTNGDPAFQAGLTYKHPSGFYVAAWTSNVDPGEGDPDWEVDTTVGYGVELGKQWDLDVAVTRYNYPGAGKTNYNELVTKTTFLKTYSLTVGYTNDLYGTKTDGYYYALDANWPLPHKFSIGAHVGHTRYTSALKQVDHDYNDYAITVGKSFGPLALNIGYYDTSEPAEFGFGRPNTEGRTVATATVTWP; this is translated from the coding sequence ATGAAGATGTCTACGCTTGCTTGTTGTCTCTTGCTGTCGCTGAGTGCCGCGCCGTTGGCGCAGGCGCAGGAAGAGGAAGCCCCCCTGTCGCCGTTCACCGGCACCTTTGCAGTCACCAGCGACTACGTGTTCCGCGGTGTGTCCCAGACCAACGGGGATCCTGCATTCCAGGCCGGGCTGACCTACAAGCATCCTTCCGGCTTCTACGTGGCCGCCTGGACATCCAACGTCGATCCCGGCGAAGGCGATCCGGATTGGGAAGTGGATACCACGGTCGGCTATGGTGTCGAACTGGGCAAGCAGTGGGACCTCGATGTCGCGGTCACCCGCTACAACTATCCGGGCGCGGGCAAGACGAACTACAACGAACTGGTCACCAAGACGACGTTCCTGAAGACCTACAGCCTCACCGTCGGATACACCAACGATCTGTACGGCACCAAGACCGACGGCTATTACTATGCGCTGGATGCCAACTGGCCGTTGCCGCACAAGTTCAGCATCGGTGCGCATGTCGGGCACACCCGCTACACATCGGCGCTGAAGCAGGTGGATCACGACTACAACGATTACGCGATCACCGTCGGCAAGAGCTTTGGCCCGCTTGCGTTGAACATCGGCTACTACGACACCAGCGAGCCTGCCGAATTCGGTTTCGGTCGTCCTAATACCGAAGGCCGGACCGTCGCCACCGCCACGGTGACCTGGCCGTGA
- the tdh gene encoding L-threonine 3-dehydrogenase — MAQTMKALVKRETNKGIWLEQVPVPTPGPNEVLIKLEKTAICGTDLHIYLWDEWSQRTIKPGLTIGHEFVGRVAELGSAVTGYQVGQRVSAEGHIVCGHCRNCRGGRPHLCPNTMGIGVNVNGAFAEYMVMPASNLWPIPDQIPSELAAFFDPYGNAAHCALEFDVIGEDVLITGAGPIGIIAAGICKHIGARNVVVTDVNDFRLKLAADMGATRVVNVSKTSLKDVMADLHMEGFDVGLEMSGNPRAFNDMLDCMYHGGKIAMLGIMPRGAGCDWDKIIFKGLTVQGIYGRKMYETWYKMTQLVLSGFPLHKVLTHQLPIDDFQKGFDLMEAGKAGKVVLSWN, encoded by the coding sequence ATGGCGCAGACGATGAAGGCGCTGGTCAAGCGCGAAACGAACAAGGGCATCTGGCTGGAACAGGTGCCAGTGCCGACGCCCGGCCCCAACGAGGTGCTGATCAAGCTGGAAAAGACCGCCATTTGCGGCACCGATCTGCACATCTACCTGTGGGACGAGTGGAGCCAGCGCACGATCAAGCCGGGCCTGACCATCGGCCATGAATTCGTCGGTCGCGTGGCCGAGCTCGGTTCGGCAGTGACCGGCTATCAGGTCGGTCAACGGGTGTCGGCCGAAGGCCACATCGTGTGCGGCCATTGCCGCAACTGCCGTGGCGGCCGCCCGCACCTGTGCCCCAACACCATGGGCATCGGCGTCAACGTCAATGGTGCCTTCGCCGAATACATGGTGATGCCGGCCAGCAACCTGTGGCCGATCCCGGACCAGATTCCGTCCGAGTTGGCGGCATTCTTCGACCCCTACGGCAATGCCGCGCATTGCGCGCTGGAATTCGACGTCATCGGCGAGGACGTACTGATCACCGGCGCCGGCCCGATCGGCATCATTGCGGCCGGCATCTGCAAGCATATCGGTGCGCGCAATGTGGTGGTCACCGATGTCAATGATTTCCGTCTCAAGCTGGCCGCCGATATGGGTGCCACGCGCGTGGTCAACGTGTCAAAGACCTCGCTCAAGGACGTCATGGCCGACCTGCACATGGAAGGCTTCGACGTGGGCCTGGAAATGAGCGGCAACCCGCGCGCGTTCAACGACATGCTCGATTGCATGTACCACGGCGGCAAGATCGCCATGCTCGGCATCATGCCGCGCGGCGCCGGTTGCGACTGGGACAAGATCATCTTCAAGGGCCTCACCGTGCAGGGCATCTACGGCCGCAAGATGTACGAGACCTGGTACAAGATGACGCAGCTGGTGCTGTCGGGTTTTCCGCTGCACAAGGTGCTGACCCATCAGCTGCCGATCGACGATTTCCAGAAGGGCTTCGACCTGATGGAAGCAGGCAAGGCCGGCAAGGTCGTGCTGAGCTGGAATTGA